The Suncus etruscus isolate mSunEtr1 chromosome 7, mSunEtr1.pri.cur, whole genome shotgun sequence genome includes a window with the following:
- the LOC126014511 gene encoding meiosis expressed gene 1 protein homolog — MASCDVKPKSISRAKKWSEEIENLYRFQQAGYRDEIEYKQVKQVSMIDRWPETGYVKKLQRRDNTFYYYSKQRECDDKEVHKVKIYAY, encoded by the exons ATGGCTAGTTGTGATGTGAAACCTAAATCGATCAGTCGTGCCAAAAAATGGTCAGAAGAGATAGAAAATCTGTATAGATTCCAACAAGCGGGATATCGGGATGAAATTGAATACAAACAAGTGAAGCAAGTTTCAATG ATAGATCGCTGGCCAGAGACAGGGTACGTGAAAAAACTTCAGCGAAGGGACAACACGTTCTATTACTACAGCAAGCAGAGGGAGTGTGATGATAAAGAAGTACACAAGGTGAAGATCTATGCATATTAG